From one Malus sylvestris chromosome 1, drMalSylv7.2, whole genome shotgun sequence genomic stretch:
- the LOC126628198 gene encoding polyadenylate-binding protein 2 isoform X2: protein MEEEEHEVYGAEIPDEGEMDGDMDALHADVDMSTADDDAVKELDEMKKRLKEMEEEAAALREMQAKVEKEMGAVQDPAIAAASQANKEEVDARSVFVGNVDYACTPEEVQQHFQSCGTVNRVTILTDKFGQPKGFAYVEFVETESVQEALGLNESELHGRQLKVLPKRTNVPGMKQYRPRRFNPYMGYRFRRPYVPPYFYSPYGKVPRFRRPARYMPYY from the exons ATGGAGGAAGAGGAGCATGAGGTGTACGGAGCAGAGATCCCAGACGAAGGAGAAATGGACGGCGACATGGATGCCCTCCATGCCGACGTCGACATGTCCACCGCCGACGACGACGCCGTAAAG GAGCTGGACGAGATGAAGAAGCGGTTGAAGGAGATGGAGGAGGAAGCTGCTGCTCTTCGCGAGATGCAGGCCAAGGTTGAAAAGGAAATGGGCGCTGTTCAAG ATCCTGCAATTGCTGCTGCTTCTCAAGCAAACAAGGAAGAGGTGGACGCTCGATCTGTTTTTGTTGGCAAT GTGGATTATGCATGCACACCTGAAGAAGTGCAGCAGCATTTCCAATCATGTGGTACGGTTAATAGAGTGACTATACTGACAGATAAGTTTGGCCAACCGAAGGGTTTTGCTTATGTGGAATTTGTTGAAACTGAATCTGTTCAAGAGGCTCTCGGCCTAAACGAATCTGAGTTGCACGGCCGGCAATTGAAG GTTTTGCCTAAAAGGACGAATGTTCCTGGTATGAAGCAATACAGACCTAGACGCTTCAATCCTTATATGGGTTACCGCTTCAGGAGGCCATATGTACCTCCTTACTTTTACTCGCCCTATGG AAAGGTTCCGAGGTTCAGAAGGCCAGCTCGATACATGCCGTACTACTAA
- the LOC126628198 gene encoding polyadenylate-binding protein 2 isoform X1, which produces MEEEEHEVYGAEIPDEGEMDGDMDALHADVDMSTADDDAVKELDEMKKRLKEMEEEAAALREMQAKVEKEMGAVQDPAIAAASQANKEEVDARSVFVGNVDYACTPEEVQQHFQSCGTVNRVTILTDKFGQPKGFAYVEFVETESVQEALGLNESELHGRQLKVLPKRTNVPGMKQYRPRRFNPYMGYRFRRPYVPPYFYSPYGYGKVPRFRRPARYMPYY; this is translated from the exons ATGGAGGAAGAGGAGCATGAGGTGTACGGAGCAGAGATCCCAGACGAAGGAGAAATGGACGGCGACATGGATGCCCTCCATGCCGACGTCGACATGTCCACCGCCGACGACGACGCCGTAAAG GAGCTGGACGAGATGAAGAAGCGGTTGAAGGAGATGGAGGAGGAAGCTGCTGCTCTTCGCGAGATGCAGGCCAAGGTTGAAAAGGAAATGGGCGCTGTTCAAG ATCCTGCAATTGCTGCTGCTTCTCAAGCAAACAAGGAAGAGGTGGACGCTCGATCTGTTTTTGTTGGCAAT GTGGATTATGCATGCACACCTGAAGAAGTGCAGCAGCATTTCCAATCATGTGGTACGGTTAATAGAGTGACTATACTGACAGATAAGTTTGGCCAACCGAAGGGTTTTGCTTATGTGGAATTTGTTGAAACTGAATCTGTTCAAGAGGCTCTCGGCCTAAACGAATCTGAGTTGCACGGCCGGCAATTGAAG GTTTTGCCTAAAAGGACGAATGTTCCTGGTATGAAGCAATACAGACCTAGACGCTTCAATCCTTATATGGGTTACCGCTTCAGGAGGCCATATGTACCTCCTTACTTTTACTCGCCCTATGGGTATGG AAAGGTTCCGAGGTTCAGAAGGCCAGCTCGATACATGCCGTACTACTAA
- the LOC126628198 gene encoding polyadenylate-binding protein 3 isoform X4, with translation MVGHTLGCELRCWIFSTQEGSNFCFQEQRKAGYSIVVAELLCCWNGVGWWLRNMCSCTYVVDYACTPEEVQQHFQSCGTVNRVTILTDKFGQPKGFAYVEFVETESVQEALGLNESELHGRQLKVLPKRTNVPGMKQYRPRRFNPYMGYRFRRPYVPPYFYSPYGKVPRFRRPARYMPYY, from the exons ATGGTGGGGCACACGTTAGGATGTGAATTAAGATGCTGGATCTTCAGTACACAAGAGGGCAGCAACTTCTGTTTTCAAGAGCAAAGGAAAGCCGGGTATTCAATTGTAGTTGCAGAGCTTCTCTGCTGCTGGAATGGTGTTGGTTGGTGGCTCAGGAATATGTGCTCATGTACTTATGTG GTGGATTATGCATGCACACCTGAAGAAGTGCAGCAGCATTTCCAATCATGTGGTACGGTTAATAGAGTGACTATACTGACAGATAAGTTTGGCCAACCGAAGGGTTTTGCTTATGTGGAATTTGTTGAAACTGAATCTGTTCAAGAGGCTCTCGGCCTAAACGAATCTGAGTTGCACGGCCGGCAATTGAAG GTTTTGCCTAAAAGGACGAATGTTCCTGGTATGAAGCAATACAGACCTAGACGCTTCAATCCTTATATGGGTTACCGCTTCAGGAGGCCATATGTACCTCCTTACTTTTACTCGCCCTATGG AAAGGTTCCGAGGTTCAGAAGGCCAGCTCGATACATGCCGTACTACTAA
- the LOC126628198 gene encoding polyadenylate-binding protein 3 isoform X3 gives MVGHTLGCELRCWIFSTQEGSNFCFQEQRKAGYSIVVAELLCCWNGVGWWLRNMCSCTYVVDYACTPEEVQQHFQSCGTVNRVTILTDKFGQPKGFAYVEFVETESVQEALGLNESELHGRQLKVLPKRTNVPGMKQYRPRRFNPYMGYRFRRPYVPPYFYSPYGYGKVPRFRRPARYMPYY, from the exons ATGGTGGGGCACACGTTAGGATGTGAATTAAGATGCTGGATCTTCAGTACACAAGAGGGCAGCAACTTCTGTTTTCAAGAGCAAAGGAAAGCCGGGTATTCAATTGTAGTTGCAGAGCTTCTCTGCTGCTGGAATGGTGTTGGTTGGTGGCTCAGGAATATGTGCTCATGTACTTATGTG GTGGATTATGCATGCACACCTGAAGAAGTGCAGCAGCATTTCCAATCATGTGGTACGGTTAATAGAGTGACTATACTGACAGATAAGTTTGGCCAACCGAAGGGTTTTGCTTATGTGGAATTTGTTGAAACTGAATCTGTTCAAGAGGCTCTCGGCCTAAACGAATCTGAGTTGCACGGCCGGCAATTGAAG GTTTTGCCTAAAAGGACGAATGTTCCTGGTATGAAGCAATACAGACCTAGACGCTTCAATCCTTATATGGGTTACCGCTTCAGGAGGCCATATGTACCTCCTTACTTTTACTCGCCCTATGGGTATGG AAAGGTTCCGAGGTTCAGAAGGCCAGCTCGATACATGCCGTACTACTAA